Proteins found in one Mucilaginibacter gracilis genomic segment:
- a CDS encoding leucine-rich repeat-containing protein kinase family protein, with translation MQTLKQLQNGELKGAVSLKLSENLDSFPTEIFDLADTLEVLDLSRNKLSALPADFGRLQKLKIFFCSENLFTILPEVLADCPLLDIVGFKANRIETIPPKSLNPNLRWLILTDNRVTALPAEIGNCSRMQKLMLAGNQLTSLPYQLSQCRNLALLRISANKLTELPNWLLTMPKLSWLAFSGNPFNVTPAINPLAFVGWHELEINSLLGEGASGIISKATWRNGTETKTVAVKIFKGAVTSDGFPEDEMNTCITAGSHPGLVQLVGQITAHPEDKKGLVMELIPERYYNLGLPPSLVSCTRDVFKPGLSLTAGQILKIAGTIASVATELHSKGIMHSDLYAHNTLIDDEGNTLFGDFGAACFYDKNHLQLANALERIEVSAFGHLLDDLLSLYNGTQVPTALSKLKKLRDDCTSADVLTRPGFQYLKTELASL, from the coding sequence ATGCAAACTTTAAAACAATTACAAAACGGCGAACTAAAAGGCGCAGTATCGCTTAAACTCTCCGAAAATCTTGATAGCTTCCCGACAGAAATATTTGACCTGGCTGATACGCTGGAAGTACTTGATTTGTCGCGAAATAAGCTAAGTGCGTTACCTGCTGATTTTGGTAGGTTACAGAAACTTAAAATCTTTTTCTGCTCCGAAAACTTATTTACCATACTGCCCGAAGTTTTGGCCGACTGCCCTTTACTGGATATAGTGGGTTTTAAAGCTAACAGGATAGAAACCATACCTCCAAAATCTCTTAATCCTAATTTGCGTTGGTTAATTTTAACGGATAACAGGGTAACAGCCCTGCCCGCCGAAATAGGCAATTGCAGCCGTATGCAAAAGCTAATGCTTGCCGGCAATCAACTAACCAGCCTACCTTATCAACTTAGCCAATGCCGCAACTTAGCACTTTTACGCATATCGGCCAATAAACTAACCGAGTTACCCAACTGGCTATTAACAATGCCAAAACTTTCGTGGCTGGCGTTTTCGGGCAATCCGTTTAACGTAACACCGGCAATAAATCCGCTTGCTTTTGTTGGCTGGCATGAGCTGGAAATAAATAGTTTGCTTGGTGAAGGCGCATCGGGCATTATATCAAAAGCTACATGGCGCAACGGCACCGAAACTAAAACGGTGGCCGTAAAAATATTTAAGGGTGCTGTTACCAGCGATGGTTTCCCCGAAGACGAGATGAATACCTGTATTACTGCGGGCTCACATCCGGGATTGGTACAACTGGTGGGGCAAATTACTGCACATCCCGAAGATAAAAAAGGCCTTGTGATGGAACTGATACCCGAGCGTTATTACAACCTGGGTTTACCGCCAAGTTTAGTAAGCTGTACACGCGATGTTTTTAAACCGGGGTTGAGCCTTACTGCCGGGCAAATTTTAAAAATTGCAGGTACAATAGCGTCCGTAGCTACCGAACTGCATAGCAAGGGCATTATGCACAGCGACTTATATGCACACAACACTTTAATAGACGATGAAGGAAACACCTTGTTTGGCGATTTTGGCGCAGCTTGCTTTTACGATAAAAACCATCTGCAACTGGCCAACGCACTGGAGCGCATAGAAGTAAGTGCCTTTGGCCATTTGTTAGACGATTTACTGTCGCTTTATAACGGCACTCAAGTGCCAACGGCTTTATCCAAATTAAAAAAATTGAGAGACGATTGTACCTCGGCGGATGTATTAACACGCCCCGGATTTCAATATCTAAAAACCGAATTGGCAAGTTTGTAG
- a CDS encoding tetratricopeptide repeat protein, with the protein MKRLHKLLFIIALIIHYSVSAKAQNNNTATELIKQGVALNNEGKYAEAIDKFNEVLKNDSENEYANYQIAFSLFTFKKPKEAIPHIEKAIKSNNATLSAAAYCLLATIYDDDHLAQKAIETYNAAIKIKPDYPQIYYNLAISYFRNKQYAEAESSIIEAIKHNPQQATNHRLYALVTFHQNKRVNALLGFCSFLLLEPTGSRAIEAYGNIQHIMQGGVLKDDKGNTILPVSDNNGKETDALNSGISMAVASGKAKKLSGLELFEYELKAIFSLAGQLSEKKTDKLFFDKFFADYFYNLAQSTNMQAFTHTITLTDSKIDNAKWRKENTGQTNAMAEWLKNTQRVY; encoded by the coding sequence ATGAAACGTCTTCACAAATTATTGTTCATCATTGCCTTAATTATACATTACAGTGTTTCTGCGAAAGCACAAAATAACAATACTGCAACGGAGCTGATTAAACAGGGTGTGGCCCTAAACAATGAGGGAAAATATGCCGAGGCTATTGATAAATTTAATGAGGTATTAAAAAACGATTCCGAAAATGAATATGCCAATTATCAAATTGCGTTCTCTCTTTTTACATTCAAAAAACCCAAAGAGGCCATTCCGCATATTGAGAAGGCAATAAAATCAAATAATGCCACGTTAAGCGCGGCAGCATATTGTTTATTGGCTACTATTTACGATGACGACCATCTAGCTCAAAAAGCAATTGAAACATATAACGCTGCCATAAAAATAAAACCTGACTACCCGCAAATCTATTATAACCTAGCAATCTCCTATTTCCGCAACAAGCAATACGCGGAGGCCGAAAGCAGTATTATTGAAGCTATAAAGCATAATCCCCAACAGGCAACCAACCATCGTTTGTACGCTTTGGTAACCTTTCATCAAAACAAACGGGTAAATGCCTTATTGGGTTTCTGCAGTTTTTTGCTGCTGGAACCAACCGGGTCGCGAGCTATTGAAGCTTATGGTAACATCCAACATATTATGCAGGGCGGCGTACTTAAAGACGATAAAGGCAATACAATACTGCCAGTTTCGGATAACAACGGAAAGGAAACCGATGCATTAAATTCAGGAATTTCAATGGCAGTGGCGTCGGGCAAGGCAAAAAAGTTAAGCGGTTTAGAATTATTTGAATACGAACTGAAAGCTATATTTAGTTTAGCCGGTCAATTATCGGAGAAGAAAACCGATAAATTGTTTTTTGATAAATTTTTTGCCGACTATTTTTATAACCTTGCCCAAAGCACCAATATGCAGGCATTTACCCATACCATTACCCTAACCGACAGCAAAATAGACAATGCCAAATGGCGTAAAGAGAATACCGGCCAAACAAATGCTATGGCCGAATGGCTAAAAAATACACAAAGAGTTTATTGA